CGAGGAGTAAAGTCAACTGGAAAGGTGAGAGAGATCGAAGTTGCTCAAACATAAACAGTGATTGATAGGCATTCTTCATTGTCCATGGTCGGTTCTAGTCGGTGCCAAGTGACAACTGACAActacaaatataaataaaaacaagtacTGGGCATATACTGTATTGcattttaaaaacgatttttaTGTATACATTTTTTTGAAGACAGTGCATGTATTCATTGTATAACATTATTTGTTTCAATAATCAAGTCGCAGCCAAAGCATTATCCTGATGATATAAGTGGAAGTCAACATTAGAGACATAATAATTATAATGCctttttttataatttagtaCATTTAAGAAAATCCATGTATCAACATGATTTACcgttcaaataaactgtacattTATTAGATGAACGCAGTCAACGGTTAGTTTAGCATCAAATCCCTATGAGGACTTAAATTATAATGCCAAGTGATGCTCAACCTTCTCAGAACTATTACAAGAACTATATCTGCAATCAAATCACTTGAAAGAAGAACATAGTTCGCAATCACAAGAACAAAGAATTGTCTTGGAGACCAAACtggaaatggcatttaaaagtgGTGAAGCATGCAAGAGATGTTGACTGAGTGATGGGTGATGGGTGATGGACTTTTCCCACATTCCAGCCCAATCAACCTCAGTCACTCCCCTAATGAATTCTGCAGCTAACTTTGCTCTCTGGCTCCTTCTGTAGGTGGTGTACTTCACCTCCATATTTCCATACGTGGTCCTCTTCATCTACCTGATACGGGGCATCACTCTTCACGGGGCCATCAATGGTGTCAAATACATGTTCACACCAAATGTAAGGTTCAGTTGTAACAGTCTGTTTCTCTCTCGACCTGCTGCCCCTCAATACTTTTCCACTCAAACCGCCTCCACCTGACCCCACGGACCTGCCACTCCAACCTCAACAGCTCCCCTGAGATCCCAGCTGCATCTCATCCCCAAGCAGGCCGTTATTTAAGCCTCTCGTGCTCAGCCAGTCATTGCCAGATTATTTTCCACCAAGGCAAGACTCCCGAGCATTTTGTTCCGGATTAAATTCCTGTTGCAGACTATGCCTGCCTCTGACCTGCCTGTTTCCGGAAGGAATCAGATGAAATAGCCTTCAGTCCCGCACCTTGGGATCTCTCTCGGAGTCCTTGGTTACTGTCTGCCTGAAGCTGCTTGGTGTTTTCCATCTGACAACGTTTACCTACCTCCTGGTTTCCTGATCCGCTGCCTTGCCTAAAACTACCTTCTGCCTGTCCTCTACTGTTTTTTCTGCCTGGACTTTGTACTCGCCTGAGTTGATTAAGTGGCTGTAAAGCTGGCTATGGAGTAGCTTGGCCACTGGCTTGAGGAAACCAAGCTTCCCTTTTTTGTCTGGACTGATCCCCAAGTTCATCCAACTCGCCAAAATACTGAACTCTCGGCAAGCCGAAGCCAACAGGATCGAGCGTACCATGGAATTCTGCAGCGGAGGTTTGGGTGAGCCACTCTGGAGGAGAACATGCGGGAGCTTGTCAATGCCTGTCCTAGTGCCACTAGCACAAACCAACCTACCAGTCTCCCGATGGCCTTCTGCTACCTCTGCCTGTGCCTATTGTCCCTGGTCCCACATCTTTCCAACTTCTTACGGGCCTGCCATCGTCCAATGGATACACCACAATCCTGACGGTGGAAGATTGGTTCACCAAGGTGGTCCACTTGATACCCCCGCACAACTCCTATCAACCAGAGAGAGCAAGATTGGCCCTGCATCACTTCTAATGGCTTGTGGTCTCCCTAAATATGTTCACGTCAGTATTTTGGAGGAAGTACTTTGTACTCTTATCACCAGTTTTGCTTCTGGGTTTCATCCCAAGTCCAATTGCCAACCCGAAGGGAAGAATTGGGAGATGGACGATGAACAGAGAGCTCTAAGATGCATGGTCTCCAAACACCATCGTCCCGGTCCAAGCAACTCATGTGGGTCAAACCGAACCACAACCTGTGTGCTACATTTGGGTCCAAACAAAACCTGTTACAAAATGTTGCAATAGGAATACAAACATATGTGGGTGCGTTGCTTTACAGCAGGGGtttcatcgtgggccacattAGCCTTATGGTTGCCCTCAAAGGGCCCATGGTACATTGAAGACTTTATAAATATTTCTACTCTCTATAATATTACAAAATTGCCTCTGCATTCAATTATTCCTAAAGTCATAATTTGAACTACCTCTAAATAAGGAATCGAGGGGAAATAATTGCTAGCAGATATCCAAGTGTCCAACTATTGTacaaattattttaaaatataaatatatcttGCATCGATAGAATTGACACAAAAAAATCGGatggcacacacactcacatttaTCTGTGTAATTATAACATACTGTAAGTCAAATGCATTTCTGAGACTAACAAACCCTTATCATATTTGATCAATCAAAGATAAACCTTTTTAAGTGAATAATTTGCTAAAGCAATTGTTTTACCATTATACAAACATTTTCAAGCACAATTTAAgtgctgtatttatcatctgtatTTGACGATAATCATTTAGTCGTCTGAAACCTGTAGCCaagactttttatttaaaacaacgtATTACTATCAGCATGTCATTCATTATATGAAGTTGTCATcctgcctttacaagcttacaaGAATATATTAATCGTCTGAATTGGGCAGAAGGAGTTGCACATTGTAGGCCAAGAATGTTTTATTAAAAGCCAAAAACTAAAACAACCAGCACAAGTTTTTGGCATAATTCCACGTTAATCGCTGAATGCACCAGAGCAACATCCGACTGGTTTTGTCGAAAATTCTGGCTGCCTTTTGTTGCTTTCAAGGTTAGCAGTGCGGATGTGCCGTCATAGATTTGTTGCTGCCTTATGGCAGCGGCACACTGCCTGGACTGCGCTGCTAGAAAACACTTCAACCGTTATTATGCCTATGTTTGTCTaatgcagtgcttctcaaaatgtggtccgcggaccactggtggtccgtgagcgccccctagtggtccgtgagtatattggtaacatttcacattttaaataaataagttaatttaagttttccgcactgtcgcgggaatatctccgcaatggagcgaggttaagtttcactttctattgcatgatatggcccagcgcaacacctttgtcacacatgttgccacctgtttgtaccattttcaggcgatttgtaatctgttctagaaaaacgatgtgtttttggatatttgtggagttaggtggtccgcgagtgtttttttattggttaagtggtccttggtatgaaaaagtttgagaaacactggtctaaTGTGTCAATTCTTACAGTTGAATGTGTAACTTTGTGTGCTCATGTGtgctttttgcattttgttgtgtgCGTTTGTATGTTTCTAAACCTGTGCCCACATGCGTTTGTCTTGTTTCAGCTGGAACAGCTTCTCAACCCGACTACATGGATCAATGCGGCCACTCAGATCTTTTTCTCACTCGGTCTGGGTTTTGGGACGCTCATAGCTTTTGCCAGCTACAACCATTACAACAACAATTTTGAGCGCCAAGCCATCATTGTTTCCCTGATCAACTGTGGAACCTCCATCTTTGCCAGCATCGTCACCTTTGCCATCTATGGGTTCAAGGCCACCGTTAACTACGAGAACTGCctggagaggtgtgtgtgtgttttgtgctaATGAATTCATGATAGTGCAACCTAATCCTATATGCTCTTCTTCCGAAGACTGAATTATTATCTAAATGATCACAGTTTTTATAAGGTGTattccttaaaacagataaagtaattattttaAGTGACTATCCATGTTGACGTTTATAGCCCAAGTGCTGCAAAACCCACTCAATGTTTAAACCACACCCTCGACCTTGTTTTGGCATAAGATATTATTATATCAAGTCTTTTTTTCTGCCACTTTGGATTAAGTCCCATATAGTGGTGCAGGAATTAATCCTAAATTAGTTCACATTTAAGAGTTTGCTTTGTCTTAAagctaatgtttttttattttgtttgtggttagacgcctgaaataaggtctgttgtAAACACAAGTTGAAGATACTTTCACGTTTTGTttacgacataaaatacatcagtaaataaCCCACTGGTAGACGTCTGAAGCTTATATATGTTATTAAAAAGGCTGTTGCTAATAAGTGGCTAAAAAGCTGACCATAATCCACCTCTTTTTCTCCTCTTGCAGGACACGCTTACTGCTGCTGAATACTTTTGATCTGGCAGAGGACAGCATGAGCATCGACCAGGTCTTTGACTGGATTGAGAAGCTGAACGCAACATATCCACTGCAGTTTGCTGAAATCGCCAACCAACTGGAACCCTGTAACCTGGAGAGTGAACTAGACACTGTATGTTCCTCATCATTTCAATATTTATAATTATTAACATGATGCCAATACGATTGGTTCACATGACCTAGTACCCGTATTATAAACTCATATTTCAGTGATTTAAAGATTCCAGGGGCAAAAACACAAAAGGATTGTGTTGCCCTTGTGGTCGCTAAATCTGCAAAACTGAGAAACAAAGCTAGTTTAATTCTAGCTAGCTGCGCTGCCACAAATAATGTGTCACTGCTTAATAATTTCACAAATGGATTATTGAATAACtgatcattttacaacaagTAAATTGCAACCAGCTTTGCTGTTTTTTTAAACTGCTTATATCATTTTTATGGTCAACATATTTTGTCACTCTGACTTTGATATGAAGCAGACAGTGGTTGTATTGGCGAGTAAAAGAAAAAAGGTCTTTCGTGGCGAGGAACAaatcttaacaatatattttatgGAAAAGGCATTTCATCCATCCACTAGCGATAATATTTTGTAGCAATCTGAAATAAGAAACTAAGAGCCATGTAGTACTGTACTTTGCAGTTGAGACATTGCAACAAGATAAGGTAAATACAGTAGCACCTTTTACCAGACCGGTATGATATGCAGCCAAAAATCTGATGTGTTTCCACTGATGACTGCTTACTCTCCCTCAAGACCTCTTCACCTGTTCTTCCATCCTAGTAATAAACACTCGTTCTCCCACTTTCCTTTGTTCCAGGCAGTGGAGGGGACAGGGCTGGCCTTCATTGTGTACAGTGAGGCCATTAAGAACATGCCGTTACCCCAGCTGTGGTCAGTGCTGTACTTCttcatgctgctgctgttggGGATGGGCAGCATGTTGGGCAACGTCACCGCCATCATCACCCCGCTGCGAGACTTCAAGCTCGTGTCTCACCTGAGCAACGAGCTGCTCAACGGTAAGATCCAGGCCAATGGGACAGGTGGAAGACTTTCATAAAGTCCCAATAAGCTGTTTCATTATTGGTGCTTTTCAGTGCCGGAGTGAGTCCTCAGAACTTGTTACTTCTATAATTCTAGTAATAATGTTAGGTGCAAAAGATGATAGATATTATATTATTGGCTGTGATTGCCCAGAATGCAAGCGCAATTCACATTccctatacagtatatatacagtatatatatatatatatatatatatatatatttatatatatatattatatcatGTGTAGATTAATCTGTATGTGGCCTGAGAGGTAACACCCAGGGCAAAGCACCCGCTCATTAAACGTATTGAGTGCAGTGATAACAACAATCTCATCTTAAGTGTTGATATGCTTGTCTGAGTTGCCTTACTCATGCAAGTATTTCAACTCTCCTTTTTCAGGACATTTCGGGCACACTATTAAAAAATATGATGACGGATCCTGAACAATGTGAAACAATTACAGCGGAATATACCTAGCTCTCATCTCAGCTCTCCTGTTACATCAATTCCTATAGTGTACAAGACATGTCTTCTGCATTATGGTATACGTGTTGCTATGcagcaaatgttacatttgaaatgtgtgttttccttcaggtttggtgtgtgtgttttgtatgcTGCTCGGCCTGGGCTTCACCACCACGTCAGGGAATTACTGGTTCACCATGTTTAACGACTATGGAGCCAATTTCTCCCTGCTCTTCATCGTCCTCATCGAGGTCATAGCTGTCAGTTACATATATGGCATTAAAAggtttgtgtatttgtgtgtggtaGTGCTTTCAATTGTGTAAGCCTTCAAGTCAGCTTTTGTTAAGGCTCAACCTGATTTTAAAACGTTATCTTGTCATTTAAGGTTTGAGAAAGACATAGAAGACATGATAGGTCATCGTCCCAACTGGTACTGGAAGATCATGTGGGCAGGAGTCAGTCCCGTTGTTCTTATCACTCTCTTCGTCGTCTCCATTGTCAACTACATCAGAGGAGGGACGCCCACCTACCAAGCATGGAACAAAGAGCTGGTGAGGCACATGCATCCTTTCTCATCATTTATCAAAGGTTGCTTGTTCGGTAGGGACTTCTTGgttagaaaaagaaagaaaggtaTCCACTAGTGGTGTAACGATTTTGGAATCTGGTCATTAGAATCAGAAGCGGGCTAGATGATTCTCGCTGATTCAGCATTTATTCTCTCTGTCTGCACCCTGCATAATACGAAGGAAAAAACATTGAACATAGCGAAACAAACTTTTACAGCTGTTACCTactttttattaatttatttgtgtatttttATGTCAAACTGTTTGTTCCCAGGTCAAATATGTAGACACGTGATCAAATCCCATCCAAGCCAACTTTGACAATATATAAAAATCTTTAATCTCCATGTATAAGAATTTGTATATTGTAACCCTTAATACACAGCTATATGACCTGGAattaaacatatttttcaaaTCTTACTTTCGATTTCTAATAGAAACACAGCAATTATATTTGAATTAAGACATTTCCATTTTCAAGTAATGAGGTGTTTTGAGGGCGATTGTGGCTGCGAAGGAGTGCGAtcatctttcaaccagaaggttgtgggctCGATCCCAGCCTGTGCAGGCAACGTGTCCGATGTGGTGTGTGGCAATGGTTTGTGAATGTTAGTTCCTAGAGCAAGGTGCACTGCTCTGTAGgaatgggtgtgaatgggtgaatgacatgtagtatgtgaAGCTACAAAGCAACGCTTTTAGGGGTCGAAATTACTTGATAAGGCTATAATAAGAGCAGACCATTTAAATCCAGTATTCTTTTTTcaaacatttcattttttttaaatgactgcATTTTTAAAAAGTATGGGGATTCCTCCAAAAGTAAGCAATTTTCCAGAGAGAATAAGGTGATTTAAAAATTGTTGTTAATTGTAGTCATTTTGAAATTGTTCGGAAATGTGTCCTCAAAAGGAATTCTGTCagttttttaaaaaatgtacttCATTTTTTAAACATGAAAGGGGTTCAAAAAAAAGTTTGTAATTTTTCATAGAAtagtttttcagaaataaggttgTCTCATCAAACTGCCTCAGCTTGATAATGATTGTTTGATGTTCTGCTAAACTTCCTGAGTAATGCTTAACATCTGAAGACATGTGTTAAACGTTACTGTTATTTTTCAGGGTAAATCGGTGGTGACGGACTATCCTGTCTTTGGTCAAGTGTTCATCGGCCTGCTAATGGTGTCGTCCATCAGCTGTGTTCCCCTCACAGCTCTGTATGTGTTCTGCAGGAAGAGGAAACGTGGAAACCATCCCAAGAGGAATGCCGTCAGCACAGTATCTACTTAACCTCTAGCACCACCTTCCTTCCTTTCCTAGACACTAAATCTCTGTCCTTCAGCTGAACGCAGCAATGATGCCTAATTTTATGGTGTTGGGTATTTTAAGGTGGATTTTTTCTTAAAGTCAAACTTGTGAGCCTGATTCCAATCCATGCTCTTCCATACGACTAGTGCAACTATGCAACATGGTACAAGTGTAGATAAAGTTTTATTATGCTAAACATTTAGAGCATGTGTAAATGTATAAAGTCATGTAGCTTATTCAATGGGTTATGATATGTAGTGTTTTAGATAGTCAGTAGTTTTTNNNNNNNNNNNNNNNNNNNNNNNNNNNNNNNNNNNNNNNNNNNNNNNNNNNNNNNNNNNNNNNNNNNNNNNNNNNNNNNNNNNNNNNNNNNNNNNNNNNNNNNNNNNNNNNNNNNNNNNNNNNNNNNNNNNNNNNNNNNNNNNNNNNNNNNNNNNNNNNNNNNNNNNNNNNNNNNNNNNNNNNNNNNNNNNNNNNNNNNNNNNNNNNNNNNNNNNNNNNNNNNNNNNNNNNNNNNNNNNNNNNNNNNNNNNNNNNNNNNNNNNNNNNNNNNNNNNNNNNNNNNNNNNNNNNNNNNNNNNNNNNNNNNNNNNNNNNNNNNNNNNNNNNNNNNNNNNNNNNNNNNNNNNNNNNNNNNNNNNNNNNNNNNNNNNNNNNNNNNNNNNNNNNNNNNNNNNNNNNNNNNNNNNNNNNNNNNNNNNNNNNNNNNNNNNNNNNNNNNNNNNNNNNNNNNNNNNNNNNNNNNNNNNNNNNNNNNNNNNNNNNNNNNNNNNNNNNNNNNNNNNNNNNNNNNNNNNNNNNNNNNNNNNNNNNNNNNNNNNNNNNNNNNNNNNNNNNNNNNNNNNNNNNNNNNNNNNNNNNNNNNNNNNNNNNNNNNNNNNNNNNNNNNNNNNNNNNNNNNNNNNNNNNNNNNNNNNNNNNNNNNNNNNNNNNNNNNNNNNNNNNNNNNNNNNNNNNNNNNNNNNNNNNNNNNNNNNNNNNNNNNNNNNNNNNNNNNNNNNNNNNNNNNNNNNNNNNNNNNNNNNN
This genomic window from Pseudochaenichthys georgianus chromosome 16, fPseGeo1.2, whole genome shotgun sequence contains:
- the LOC117461288 gene encoding sodium- and chloride-dependent transporter XTRP3-like isoform X1, giving the protein MRQDTRPNWDNPLQFILACVSYAVGLGNVWRFPYLCQMHGGGGFLIPYLIMLILEGIPLFYMELAIGQKMSLGSIGAWTAISPYLGGVGIASVVTSLYLCLYYNVINAWSFWYLFHSFQSVLPWSVCPMNSNRTGPIEECEIATPTQYFFYRETLNISPSIEEHGGVSTGQAMCLVLAWILTYLFIVRGVKSTGKVVYFTSIFPYVVLFIYLIRGITLHGAINGVKYMFTPNLEQLLNPTTWINAATQIFFSLGLGFGTLIAFASYNHYNNNFERQAIIVSLINCGTSIFASIVTFAIYGFKATVNYENCLERTRLLLLNTFDLAEDSMSIDQVFDWIEKLNATYPLQFAEIANQLEPCNLESELDTAVEGTGLAFIVYSEAIKNMPLPQLWSVLYFFMLLLLGMGSMLGNVTAIITPLRDFKLVSHLSNELLNGLVCVFCMLLGLGFTTTSGNYWFTMFNDYGANFSLLFIVLIEVIAVSYIYGIKRFEKDIEDMIGHRPNWYWKIMWAGVSPVVLITLFVVSIVNYIRGGTPTYQAWNKELGKSVVTDYPVFGQVFIGLLMVSSISCVPLTALYVFCRKRKRGNHPKRNAVSTVST
- the LOC117461288 gene encoding sodium- and chloride-dependent transporter XTRP3-like isoform X2, coding for MLILEGIPLFYMELAIGQKMSLGSIGAWTAISPYLGGVGIASVVTSLYLCLYYNVINAWSFWYLFHSFQSVLPWSVCPMNSNRTGPIEECEIATPTQYFFYRETLNISPSIEEHGGVSTGQAMCLVLAWILTYLFIVRGVKSTGKVVYFTSIFPYVVLFIYLIRGITLHGAINGVKYMFTPNLEQLLNPTTWINAATQIFFSLGLGFGTLIAFASYNHYNNNFERQAIIVSLINCGTSIFASIVTFAIYGFKATVNYENCLERTRLLLLNTFDLAEDSMSIDQVFDWIEKLNATYPLQFAEIANQLEPCNLESELDTAVEGTGLAFIVYSEAIKNMPLPQLWSVLYFFMLLLLGMGSMLGNVTAIITPLRDFKLVSHLSNELLNGLVCVFCMLLGLGFTTTSGNYWFTMFNDYGANFSLLFIVLIEVIAVSYIYGIKRFEKDIEDMIGHRPNWYWKIMWAGVSPVVLITLFVVSIVNYIRGGTPTYQAWNKELGKSVVTDYPVFGQVFIGLLMVSSISCVPLTALYVFCRKRKRGNHPKRNAVSTVST